TGCATGACATTGGCGCCACTGCCCGCGACCGTGGCGGTGAGCCTGCGGACCTGCGCGGGCAGCGGGTACTGCTTGACGACCTCGTCGAGCAGCTGCGCCATCACCGCGAAATCCTCCGGCTGCTGCGGCCAGGCGAGGTAGATGTCGGCGTCGACGGCGTCTTCCTCGACGGCCAGCTCGGCCAGTCCGCGCAGCGCGTCGCCCAGCGCGTCGAAACTCACCGCGGCCGAGGCCACCGACGAGTCCGCCCGCTCGGCGACCACGAAGGTGCAGCCCGCGGCCACAGTCGTGCGGACCCCGAGCAGTTCCTTGTTGCCGTAGTACCGGCGGGTCAGCACCTCGAGCATGATCGCGTTGTCGAGATCGTCGCGGTTGAGTCGCTGGCCGAGGATCCGGACCAAAGGCTCGGTGCTGCGCACCATTTCGGCGACGCGCTCGGCGCGGTCCGGCGCGTCCGCGTGGGTGTCCAGGTAGCGCAGGTGGTTGCGGATATCGGCGTAGACCCGCGCACGGTTGCGGCGCAACAGCGGCTGACCGAACCAGGAGAACACCAGACCGCGCGCGAGGTCGGCGACCACCGGGAAGCGGACCTGGGTCGCGGCGATCAGCCGTTCCAGGGTGCGGGCCGCGGGCTCGTGCTGCGCCTCGTCCGGCGGGGCCTCGCCGAGCCAGGTGCGCACCAGCGCGGTGACGATCGAGGCCGCGACGGACGCGCGCTGCTGGGCGAGGAAGATGCGGAACACCGCCGACTCGAGCTCGGGCGTGCGATCCAGTTCGGTCACGTCGTAGTGCTCGAGCGCGCGGGACAGCTTGGCCTGGAACGCTTCCGGGAGTCCGGCCCGCTCGACGTCGAGGCTCTGCAGGTAGGTGTGGAAGCGTTCCCGCGCACTGTGCACGTGACCGCCGATCTCGTCACCGGCCTGCCGGTTGCGGCTCAGCTCGGCGAGGTCGGCGAAGACCTCGATGAGGTCGAGTTCCTCGGTGAGCGGACGCTGGCCGTCCTCGACCGACGAGCGACGCGCGGCCAGGTAGTCGTCGAGCACCCGGCCTTCGTCGTGCGGGTCGACGTCGAAGCCGAGCAGCAGGCTGCGCAGATCCTCGAGACCGCGGCGGGTGCGCTCGCGCGCGGGCAGCGCGGCGGGCGCGGCGGGCAGGTCCAGCTCGATCGTTTCCGCCGGACCCTCGTCGGCGGCGTCCTCCTCGTCGCTGAGCGGCTCCAGCCACAGCATCGGCGCGCCGGTCTCCACCTGGGTGCCGACCGAGACCACGCACTGCTTGAGCCGCGCGTTGAACGGCGCGCGCAGCACCGTCTCCATCTTCATGCTCTCCAGCACCAGGACGGGCGCGCCCGCCTCGACCTCGGCGCCGATCTCCAGCGGCAGGGCGACCACCAGCGCGGGCGCGGGCGAGCGGACCACGCCGCCCTCGTCGCGGCTGACCCGGTGCGTCACGCCGTCCACCTCGACCAGGTGCACGGTGCCGTGCGAGCCGGTGAGCAGGCGATAGCGGGTGCCGTTGACGACGATCTGCCCGGTGTGCTCGTCGAAGCGGTCCAGCTCGACATCCGCGGTGCGGATATCGTCGCCGGCCTCGACGCCGACGCGGAACCGGTTCGCGCCGACCCGCGCCACGCGCGCGCGGTAGCTCACGCCGCGCAGCGCGAGATCCAGCGCGCGGCCGCTCTCGTGCTGCACCTGCGGGCGGCCACCGGCCGCGGTGGACAGCAGGCGTTCCTGTTCGGCGTGCTCTTCCTCCTCGTACGCGCCGATGGCCGCGGCGGCCAGCGCGACGGCGGAGTGGCGGTGCGAGACGAGCCTGCCCTGAGCGCGGACCCGGTCGATCCAGCCGGTGTCGGCGCTGGCGTCGATCACCTCGGGCTGGTCGAGCAGGTCGATGACGAAGCTCTTGTTGGTCGCGCCGCCCTCGATGATGACCGTGGTGTCGGCCATCGCGCGGCGCAGCCGGCCGAGCGCCTCGTCGCGGTCGCGGCCGTAGGCGATGATCTTCGCGATCATCGAGTCGAAGTCGGCGGGGATGGTGTCGCCCTCGCTGACGCCGGTATCGACCCGGATGCCCGGACCCGCGGGCAGGTCGAGGCGGGCGATGCGCCCCGGCGAGGGCGCGAAGTCGCGGTCGGGGTCCTCGGCGTTGAGCCGGGCCTCGATGGCGTGACCGCGCTCGATCGGGGGCTGCCCCTCGAGCTTGCCGCCGGATGCCACGTGCAGCTGCGCCTTGACCAGGTCGAAGCCGGTGGTGGACTCGGTGATCGGGTGCTCGACCTGCAGGCGGGTGTTCACCTCGAGGAAGGCGAAGATCCGCTCGCCCGCGTGGTAGAGGAACTCGACGGTCGCCGCGCCGCGGTAACCGACCTTGACGGCCAGCCGCTCGGCCGAGGCCTTCAGCTCGCCGACCTGCTCCGCGTTCAGCAACGGCGAGGCCGATTCCTCGATGACCTTCTGGTTGCGGCGCTGCACCGAGCAGTCGCGCACGCCGAGCGCCCACGCGGTGCCCTGACCGTCCGCGATCACCTGCACCTCGACGTGGCGGGCGCCGGTGATCAGCCGCTCCAGGAACACGATGCCGCTGCCGAACGAGCGCGCGGCCTCCTGACTGGTGCGCTCGTAGGCGTCGGTGAGTTCGTCGGCACTGCCGACCATGCGGATACCGCGACCGCCGCCGCCCGCGGTGGCCTTCAGCATCAGCGGGTAGCCGATCTCGGCGGCCGCCGCCAGCGCGGCGTCCAGGCTCTCGACCGCGCCGCGGCTCCACGGCGCGACGGGCACGCCGACCTCCTCGGCGATCAGCTTCGCGCCGATCTTGTCGCCGAGCTTGCGCATCGCGTCGGCGTTCGGGCCGATGAAGGTGACGCCGATCTTCTCGCACAGCTCGGCGAACGCCGGATCTTCGGCGACGAAGCCCCAGCCGACCCATGCGGCGTCGGCCTCGGTCGCCACCAGCGCGCGCTCGAGCACCTTCAGGTCCAGGTACGGCCGCGCGGCCGCGGGACCGAGGTCGTAGGCCGTATCGGCCTCCCGCACGAAGGTGGCGTTGCGATCCACGTCGGTGTATAGCGCGATGGTTTCGATCGTTGTCGCGGTCTCCGCGGCCAGCTCCCGCACGGCGTGGATCAGCCGCATCGCAGCCTCACCTCGGTTGACGATTGCGATACGCCTGAACACTCGACAGTCCCTTCCTCTTCGTAGCGCCGGCACGGTCGGCCAACGGTCTTCGCGGCTCGGATCCCCGTGCTGTGCAGCTTATTCTGCGATGCGTACGCACGGCTCGCCGTGTGTGTTCGCATGCGCGATCGGTCGATGCAAGAAACGCAGGGGTGCAAAGGTTTCGGACCATAACATGCGAAGACACCACCAAACCCCCCTTCATTCTTATTACCCGCTGGTACGCGCGCGTTACACCATCAGGTGGGTGGCGCGATCTTCGCGATCGAGACCGCACCCGCCCCGGCGGTCACCGTGACGAACTGGCGATATGTGCGCACCGCGGCGTCGGGCCGGACCTCGGTGATCACCACGTCGAAGCGGCCGTCGGCCATCGGCGTGATCATCACGCAATGCTGTGTACCCGCCGGTACGGACCGGATGCCCGCGTCGATCACCGACACCGGCGGCACCGCGGCATCCGGTGTGGTCACCGCCCGCGCGTCGGACCCGGACCGGGCCACGTAGTAGGCGTACTGGAACGCGAGGATCACGTCCGGTCCCGACGCGGTCGAACCGCTGCCGTTGCCGCGCACCAGTTGGTCGCCGCGGGTCGGCTGGCAGCCGGGACCGCCGCCGAGCACCGGATCGGCGTAGGTGGCCGACTGACGCGGCGCGCCGGCCTCCGCGGTGTACACGAGCACCACCGCTACCGCGGCCATCGATCCGGCCAGCGCGACCGTGCCGACCAACCAGGGCCGGCGCGTGCGGTAGGCGTGCCAGCGCTGCGGCCGGGGCGGGGGAATCATCCCCGGCCACAGCGGCACGGCAGCGCGACCTCTGCCGCGACGTGCGGCGATGTGCCCCCCGGACATGTTCGACGACGACATGACCGCCGCACCCCCTTACCGGTGCCTGCTCAGCGCAGCCGGGCACCCCTCAATGCCGTTGCGCAGTAACAACATTGCACACCCGTGCGGACCGCGCCCGGCGAATCGCCAAGAGAGACCGCACGGTCCGCGCACGAGCGGCGGCGCGGACCGGTTCGTTGCTGCCGGACGGCACTAGCCGAGCAGTTGCTCGTGCACCTGCCCCAACCGGTCGACGTAACGGCGCCAACCGAAACCGCCGCGCGCGTAATCCGCCAGCGTCCGTTCCACCAGATCCCTTGCCGTGCGCCGGTTTCCCTCGGCCAGCGCCAACGCAGCCGAGATCGCGCGGGCCGCGAACCAGCTGGTGCGGCCCGGCTCGGTTTCGCCGTAGGCCCGCTCGAGCAGCGTGCGCGCCTCGCTCAGCGCGCCCTGGGCGATGAGCACGTCGGCCAGATCGATATCGGCGACACTGACCTCGATACCCATGTGCGACAACGCCATTCGGCAGTGCGCCTCGGCGCTGTCCAGGCGGCCCGCGGCGAGTTCCACCCCTCCCCTGACCTGTTCGGTGAAGGCCAGCATATGCCGGTCGTCGAGTCGGCGGCTGTAATCGTCGGCCTCCGTGG
This genomic stretch from Nocardia brasiliensis ATCC 700358 harbors:
- a CDS encoding carboxyl transferase domain-containing protein, yielding MFRRIAIVNRGEAAMRLIHAVRELAAETATTIETIALYTDVDRNATFVREADTAYDLGPAAARPYLDLKVLERALVATEADAAWVGWGFVAEDPAFAELCEKIGVTFIGPNADAMRKLGDKIGAKLIAEEVGVPVAPWSRGAVESLDAALAAAAEIGYPLMLKATAGGGGRGIRMVGSADELTDAYERTSQEAARSFGSGIVFLERLITGARHVEVQVIADGQGTAWALGVRDCSVQRRNQKVIEESASPLLNAEQVGELKASAERLAVKVGYRGAATVEFLYHAGERIFAFLEVNTRLQVEHPITESTTGFDLVKAQLHVASGGKLEGQPPIERGHAIEARLNAEDPDRDFAPSPGRIARLDLPAGPGIRVDTGVSEGDTIPADFDSMIAKIIAYGRDRDEALGRLRRAMADTTVIIEGGATNKSFVIDLLDQPEVIDASADTGWIDRVRAQGRLVSHRHSAVALAAAAIGAYEEEEHAEQERLLSTAAGGRPQVQHESGRALDLALRGVSYRARVARVGANRFRVGVEAGDDIRTADVELDRFDEHTGQIVVNGTRYRLLTGSHGTVHLVEVDGVTHRVSRDEGGVVRSPAPALVVALPLEIGAEVEAGAPVLVLESMKMETVLRAPFNARLKQCVVSVGTQVETGAPMLWLEPLSDEEDAADEGPAETIELDLPAAPAALPARERTRRGLEDLRSLLLGFDVDPHDEGRVLDDYLAARRSSVEDGQRPLTEELDLIEVFADLAELSRNRQAGDEIGGHVHSARERFHTYLQSLDVERAGLPEAFQAKLSRALEHYDVTELDRTPELESAVFRIFLAQQRASVAASIVTALVRTWLGEAPPDEAQHEPAARTLERLIAATQVRFPVVADLARGLVFSWFGQPLLRRNRARVYADIRNHLRYLDTHADAPDRAERVAEMVRSTEPLVRILGQRLNRDDLDNAIMLEVLTRRYYGNKELLGVRTTVAAGCTFVVAERADSSVASAAVSFDALGDALRGLAELAVEEDAVDADIYLAWPQQPEDFAVMAQLLDEVVKQYPLPAQVRRLTATVAGSGANVMHHHFTFEPSPNGMVEQRLIRGLHPYIAQRMQMERLSKFDLTRLPSSDEEVYLFRCVAQENPSDDRLVAFAQVRDLTELREHEGRLIALPTAENTIATCLDSIRRAQSRRPSKNRFNTNRIVIYVWPPSSLTRTELLVIADRVLPTAAGAGLEEMLFIARQRDPQTGELNKTSMRISFDATGGHELIVEEPSTALVEPLDDYRLKVLRASSRNTVYPYELTGLLGNFREYDLDDTHRLVPVDRPKGLNSAAMVAGVVSTPTTRHPEGVNRVILLGDPTKSLGALSEPECRRVIAALDLAEQMRVPLEWYALSSGARISMKSGTENMDWVAAALKRIVEFTQDGGEINIVVSGINVGAQPYWNAEATMLMHTKGILVMTPDSAMVLTGKQALDFSGGVSAEDNFGIGGYDRVMGPNGQAQYWAPNLLAAREVLMSHYDHTYIAPGELHPRRAETADPIDRDVSDFPHLLAGSDFTTVGEIFSAKANPDRKKPFDIRTVMRAVSDQDHPVLERWAGMADAETAVVQDAHLGGIPVCLLGIESQSVPRRGFPPTDGPDTYTAGTLFPRSSKKAARAINAASGNRPLVVLANLSGFDGSPESMRKLQLEYGAEIGRAIVNFRGPIVFCVISRYHGGAFVVFSKTLNPNMTALAIDGSFASVLGGAPAAAVVFAGDVNARTAADERVRELEARVAAAAVAERGPLKAELDELRSSVRTEKLGQVAAEFDRVHNIQRAVEVGSVDAVISAAELRPRIFEAIEAHLSAKVVEAQPS